The nucleotide window ATTTGGTAGCCTTTGGATATGGTGGACATCAACCCACAATAGCCACTTTTGGTGCCGACCAGTTTGATGAATCAAACCCTAAAGAAATGGAATCAAAAGCTGCTTTCTTTTGCTACTTCTACTTTGCACTGAATGTTGGTTCTCTATTTTCAAACACCATTTTGGTGTATTTTGAAGATTCAGGGAAATGGACTCTAGGGTTCATTGCTTCCTTGGCTTCTGCAGTTTTAGCTCTCGTTTCGTACTTGATGGGGAGCTCCGGTTACCGGTATCTCGAGGCGTGCGGCAATCCGTTAACACGTGTCGCTCAGGTGTTCTTCGCCACCGGGAGGAAACGGCACGTTCCTGCTGCTAATCCTAATGAATTGTATGAACTTGCAGGAACCGAATCTGCCATTAAAGGAAGTAGAAAGATCCTTCACAGTGAAGACTTTCAGTAAGTAATGAATTTCACTTTGCGTATATACTTGGATTTTATAATtcctaaaaaatttacttactgttacttttatttcttctttatcaATTTGGTGTCGctgttaattttatttctatacgGAGATTAAATTTATGTTACTGCTTCTTTGTCAAAATTGTGGTCAGATTTTTTGACAAGGCAGCAACAATAACAGAGGATGATCTCCGAGGACCAAATGATCCATGGAGACTTTGCACTGTAACTCAAGTTGAAGAAGCCAAATGTGTCCTCAAAATGTTACCCATTTGGCTCTGTACCATAATTTACTCTGTAGTTTTCACCCAAATGGCTTCCCTCTTTGTTGAACAAGGAGATGTAATGAACTCAAACATCGGAAATTTCCACCTCCCAGCTGCAAGCATGTCCGCCTTCGACATCTGCAGCGTCCTCATTTCCACCGGAATCTACCGCCAGATCCTCGTCCCCATCGCTCGAAAACTTACCCGAAATCCCCGAGGACTCTCCGAGCTTCAAAGAATGGGAATCGGACTCATCATTGGAACGTTAGCGATGGTTGCAGCCGGTGTCACAGAAATCCAAAGGCTCAAATGTGTAACTCCTGGAGAAAAGACAAGTTCTTTAAGCATTTTCTGGCAAATTCCTCAGTATGTTCTTGTTGGTGCATCAGAAGTTTTCATGTATGTAGGGCAGTTGGAATTCTTCAACGGACAAGCTCCGGATGGGATCAAATCCTTTGGGAGTTCGCTGTGCATGGCGTCCATTTCGCTCGGGAATTATGTGAGCACCTTGCTGGTGAACATAGTGATGGGGATCACGGCGAGGGGCAGCAGCCCCGGGTGGATTCCGGATGACTTGAACACAGGCCATATGGACAGATTTTACTTTCTCATTGCGGCGCTTACGGCCGTTGATTTTATGATTTACTTGTTTTGTGCTAAGTGGTACAAGTGCATAAATCTTGAAGGGGATGAGAAGGAATTCATTCAGCAGGAAGAAGCTCAAGAAGATGAGGTGATTAGAAAAGTTTAAGTGATTAATGTTTGGTTGTTTAGCTTGTTTTTAGAATTAGTGGTTAATAATAAATGCATTAGAATATGATCGATGCTCACGATCAGGAAAGCTTGACCTCTAATTAGTGAAAGTTGAAGGTCAGAGAAACGcgtgaaattaaatttgagtatCAATGACCATGTAATTAGGTAGACTTGTtaatttgtgttattggatcatatttatgttgtattaattaatattttagttgAAGACTTTAAACTCTAATTcgatctaaaataaaattagattaaaattttttaactctaaactgaattgaaatatttttggtattgacgtgatttgatatgaaataatctaaattatataataagtaaaGTCGTATCACACAATATTTAATGACAAACATGATTTATAGGGAAACAATATACTTTGTCAAATGTCAAGAAATAACataatttgttacaaaataatacacaaaaaatattttaacatgaaatgatattttattaaaataaaattgttctatttcaagttaatagtaatagtttgtttattatcattttatatgatcaattataGAATTAGAGGTATGTACTATCTGATTTGGtgttgtaattttcaaattaaagtaaaCAATATTAGGTTTCAAATCAAAGTGAAAAATTACAGTTTGGTCtaatttgaattacaatttgaacttattaaaatcatttatttataaatatatattattttataaaattaattaaattataattttttagaacataatattaatatgtaagataaatatgaaatatataggtaatgaaaattataaaataaatatgaaaaaataagttgtatacttaattacttattaaaaatttttatcaaatacaattttatatatatttatatatatatatatatatatatatatataaatacagtTTACAGtttgttttagtttaaaaatcatttataccatatagggttgaattcgaacCAAACTTGTTTGAGCTTAAGCTTAAATTCGGCTCGAATGAGCTTGAAACGAGCTAAGCTCAAGCCTAAAAGTTCAATGTTTTTGAGCTCCAGCTCAAGCTTTGGAGTGTTTAGCTTGTCAAACCGcaagctaaaaattttgatacaaaataacattattttgatcaatatgtattaaaataacgtgATTTTAATAACGAGCTAGTTAAAAGCTCGATTCGAGCTTGACTTTTTTGAAACGAGCTAAACCTGAGCTTATTTGAAATGAGCTCGAATTCGAGCTCGGTTCCAAGCAAATCGAactaagctcaagctcgacttCACATTAATCCAACCCTAATACCATAacacaaattgaaaattatttttaagaaatttatcaattcaaatcaaaccattttacaaatcaaatcataatttttaaatagttttatccAGTTTTACGGTTTAAACTGAATTATGCATACCTCTAATAAGGATAAAACAATAGAATATCATAATCGATAACTCAAATAAGTCTAtaactttaacttttaaataatacaaTTGGTAACCAATTAGATTAACAACCGCTTgctagatatttaaatttaatttctaatccATATAATAAATGTGCctattgtaaatattaaaactattaataaatatatgacatatcaaacataataagttcaaatcaaTAGTATTTATATcacaccaacaaaaaaaaaaactaaaaacagttttttacaattttgttaaaaaaattattaaattaaaatgaatatcttTAGGTAATGTGAATTTGGTGTTTAgtgatataatattaatttttttattaattcaaattagagataaagattTAGTAGATTGAAATTATTTCTAttaaatgaagaagataaaatatatcaaaaaatttttaccGTTATAATGTcatgtgatattttatttaaaatgtttggattagTTTAGGTCAATTTAAGTTGGTTTCATGTCAGCCCTAATCCAACCTAATTTTTTAAGGGTTAGTTTGAACTATTTTTCGTATCGAAACTCATAACTCTAATCCTTTTTTTTCGTATTATATTGTGTTGAGTTAACGGGTTGTATTAAATTTCGCCATGTCTATAATTAGACTTTAATTTTGTTGAGATATCATTATTGTATCCAAACTGATTTGATACTAAATAATATCGGTAAGGGAGGATTGCTTTCTTGTAATTAAGTTTTCAAGATTTGGTAGTTCTGATATTAGTGTCTCCGTTCTCCAATATATGATATGTAATCATTTTTCTAGCTCTCAATAAGCAAGTATTGGCGTTATTATAAGGTGAAAGGTGgaagaaaaatgatattatatccGGGTTTTGAATAAAACAATCGTCTTCAGAGATACTGCAATTAACATTATCCGGGCTTGTGGGAAGAGACGATGACCATTATCCGGGTTTTTAGGAAgacaatcatcttcccagatatGAAGACGATCGTCAATTAGAGGAGAAGAGACCATCGGAAGAAAAAAGACGTTCGAAGGGAGAGATCGTTAAAGATGGTGTCGGTGTTGGAGAGGTAATAAGAGATTAAAGAGTAAACCCCTAagagggaaaaatattattttttaaacctttgtttgggagaaattattattttttaaggttatgataaaaatgagataaaattttaaaattaatagattttggtAACTTTAACCATCAATGAGTAAGTAAAAcggtttttcaaaattaaaaatgtaaaaatttggaaaatgacCAATCCTTAGTTGGGTATAATTCCTTTGGCAACTTGCCTATTAGTTCATAATTTTCATCGTAGTGTTTTCATACCTCACAGACAAACTGCAATGAAGAAAGTGGCAAGACAAAACAACCCACCTGAATTTCAAAGCTAATAATTCTCAAAGAGCCTATCAACAACAGTGTTTGCTGTCGATATGCTGGCACAAATGCAGTTCAGTCACATTAACtatttctttataatataaaaaatttaggatttGTCTGGAACAGTTCTATAGATTCTATCATTTTTATCCGTGGCTTTCGATTATCCAATAGAACTTTAATACTATTCTTTGCAATGAGATGAACAGATCTAAATGAACCATTGAAGCAGTACCAAATTCCACAAAGTAATTATCCTTTGCTTTGCTCCTTTcattttcagaaaatgaaaCTAAGTTTGGACAGGCAACTATCGTGACAGAATGAGAACTAAGTCTGCGGTCCAAAAAGTCCCTGGAAACTTTAGATTACTTACCTTGAAAAACTATAGTTTTGTTTTGTAAGAACGACACACATTTGGCTATATGCCTCCTTGATCTGTCATTCTCCCTCAAATCGGTGGTTTCCCTCTTTAGTAGAGTAGGGAGTGGCCATATGAAGTCAAATTAACACTGTTCCTTAGGCTAACTTGTCAGCTTTTGGCATTTGGGATAATACTATTTCTATGCAGTAGTATATGCATCCTAGGGCTGCTTTTTCTAGACTCAATTGAATAAACTTTATTCGATTCAGCATGTGATCGATACTTGATGGATTTAAGGGGTTGTCctgaatttaaattaacacAGCTCTTAATTGATGATGTTAAAGTAGAAGCCATTAAAATCAATGCTTTGATATCACTTTTTATACGAAAACTcagaattaaaataatcaaagcaaCATATTAACAATCAATGCAAGAGCAAAAGACCACAAATATTTACACGGAAAACTCAAAATGGGAAAAGCCACAGGCGGAAAGAAGAGAAATCATCAatactaaagttttattacaagGAGAACGAGAGGTTAAAAGCTTTCTATAATATCAACGGCAGAAAACTTAGACCCCAGCTACTCACTTAAACCTCTTGAAAATTGTATAGAACTCACAATTagaagaaatttatatttgcaATTGAACACTCGTTTTGGAACTTTAGGTCATAATCGTTTTGTCATTTGACATTTTGCCATGATTCTGAGATTTAGATGAAACACCCATTTTTCAATATGGAATGCTTGCTAGCTATTGGAATGTCTTTTCTTTAACCTAGAAAACCTATTTTAGAACTTGAGTCACCATATCCAAATACATTGTTTTGTTTaacttaatataacaaatatcatTTGATCTAATAATTGACAAACCCAATTGAATATATGTCATCTAGTTCAACATGCGATAGTAAAAGATATTCAAAGAGAGTTGGCATGAATTCAATATAACATTGTTCCTTGTGCTAGCTTATTAGCCTTTGGTAAAAGCAATAATGCTATTTATTTGCACTAGAAAATGTTGCCAATTTAAGGTTGTTTAACTCTAACTCAACTAAACAGATATTATCttatctaatatataatatttgaattattcgAACTTAGACATTTTGTTACGATATCATGTTAAGATATTATTCAACCAAGAAGCTTAAATTGCTATATATGATTCAATTATGGATTGAACAAATGAGAGAATGAAAATGTGACAGCACTAAAAAATGGAGTCAATTTCTAGCTTTAGAATTATCACCATTACCTCTCATTTACAAGGAAAAGATAGCATATACTTTCACATGAAACATTTCAAACCAGAAGATTATTCTTTAGTGTGGCTGGCAAGCACCACATGGCTTCTCAAGAGCACCAGCAAGTCTCAATTTGCATatcaaattatcataaaaacTTTGTAGCAAAACTTTAATGACCTAATATTTGGTTCAATATTCATTATGCTGTAGGGACTCAAATAGTGGCTagaatataatcataatatattgtCCAAAACTATGATGTGACATAAGAGATTTTGCTTCATATAATCTACCACGAGCCAGCAGCTGCCAGCTTAGAAAGTTGACCAATTGATTTATCAGCCATGTCATGAACTAACATGCAAACCCATCTAGCCAAGAAAGATATCACTCATTGTATGTTTGATTATAATTCTCTAGTGATTGGCCTGTGTCAGGCCATGAATTGGTCAATGGTGCTATTGGCTGAAAATTCAGTCAACGTTTGATGCATTTGGAATGGAAACTATTTAACTTTTGTGCACTTGATATACGTAgaagaataatgttatgtatatatatttttggtatataatttagatgCATAGAtggtattttattatatgattgaatgttactttatctttaatttaaaattatcaaatcacatgataatatattatctgtatactcaaattgtatataaaaaatatatatgcgtAGTTTTATCATATGTATAATCAACCTAGGAGGGTAGGCTTGTATGTTGTGCATAAATGCATTGATTTGGCATAAATAGATTGTTTATATGCCTAATGGATGCGCCAAATTCCCCCTCCAATTCATGATACTTATTGAATCATATGATActttatatgttaatttatacaaatattgaaAGGGGTTATGtgattcatatttttatgtCAAGAAAGTAACGATGTTAGCATAATATcctaaaaacatatttaaaaggaaatttagttaaaatttttttagcaaTTAAGGAGAAGAGTTGCCCAAAAAACATATTTAGAATGAAGATTTATCTCAtacttaaaaagagaaaaaaaaaataattgttgtatttatttgattaaaaaaggTTCATCTAAATGGTTAAAAAATGCATATGATTTGTTTACGAGGCACAACCTTCttaattgaatgaaaatgatggtttgagtttgagttttgtATCGATCTAAgttgtacacaaataataatagataatatgatataacaataatacaaatctaattttaaatatttaattaaataattttaaattaaaaataattaattataagtttaaatacCCAATTAAATACTTGAATTGAGTACTAGTAGTATTGTTGTATAATGCAAATTAAAACCAATGAAAAAGTAACTTGACTCTATAAACCTGAGTCAAGTTTGGGCCCAAATCAAACCCATTGGGTAAGATTGAGTAATTTACTATTGGGTTTCTGAAGTACCGctaaaaattctttgaaattgGGCCTCTGTGGACAAATGTTGTCCAAGACTACAAATTTTAAGCCAAGAAAATCATGGGGCCATTTTTCATAAATCCTGCTAAGTTTcagaacacacacacacaaaaaaagggaaaatccTTATCAATTCCAAACTTTTTTGtgaattatcataattattaaacaaataaacaataagatataataattttataatactttTATCAGAATATTCTATTCCGTTAAACGtaggattaaataaaattaagtttaagtttataaatttaaaaaaacagagAGACGGACAATTGTTCTAAAGGTAAATATCTATTTAACAAgtatcaaataaaaacaatcagATAACATACCATTATACGAGTGGGTTAAGTGACGAATGACTATTATGCTAGGTGAATATCCATTTTGATAGTTATCTTATACACATTCAATGAAAAAAGGCATGATCTTATTTATCCTTGCATTGCAAAATGGTTCTCTTCATTTTTGTATTGGCCTCGATCGATAGAGAAGGTAAACCGTGACTGAAAAGTGAAAAATGTCAAAATCAACAACTAGGAATCCGTGTGAGTAAGAGATTGTTGcctttttttaatacattagGATGATGTGAACAAATATTATGaatctaattttgaaataatgaaTGTTGAAGCATGATTAATATTCTATTGGATGAGTATTTTTAATAGCGTGCTTGaattataaaggaaaatattaACTTGTTGGAAATTATGTACCTGAACCAAGTTGGTTCGGCTTTGATTGATAcaacttaaatttgtttaacttaaatcaaattgagttttcgTAGAAAGaatcaatttgttttttaaactaaatcaaactcaaaataaagtgaatatggtttgatttgattcgagtttaatttaaatttatgatttggattcataactcattaataaaatgacattattttaccTATGATTgagtaaaacaatattatgttgtcaataaataataacttaAGTCACAaatctaaactataaattttttattcgaactgAATTTAAACTATTCTTAATTTTGGTCCAACAAACACAAACCAAACTCGAATTCGAtcattacaatttaaaaaaatatatattttctttttttatccaTATAATCTATAAAAAGAGGAgggaaaattgtttaaattttgagtaaagaaaaattatttaatttttaaattaagaagaaaaaaatatcataaaactttggtttttaaaattatttttattaataattttatttttaattttaaccaaaatttttaataaagttttatttatgagtaaaatttttaatttttataagttaaaaaaaagaaagttcgAAATTACAGGAAACCAGTCTGTTCGGCCTTTTATAGAAGCCCATTTTAATAGTGCCCCCTAAATTTGTACTGTTTACCTCAATGAACTTCGCCAAAACATAAGCATGAGAGACAACATCCAAAAGCTGGAAGCATCACCAGCAATGCAATCACAAAATAGTACTCACTTGTGACAAGAGCTCACCTGACGTGGCCTTGGATAATAATCGTACTCTCACGTTATCAACGGCATTTAAACCTCACTTTGGATTCCGCccctttattcaattttatttctatataaaattttctaaaaatcttGTTGTTTTTTCTCCCTCTTCCTCTCTCGAGCCCTAGCTCTCTCTCTCTAGGGTTCTTCTCCTTCTTTGCCTCCAATATTTCCCCCCACTTTCTCCTCAAATTTCCTCTCCTTCTTTCGTTTCTTTCCGCTTCGAATCTCGCCGCGTCTCGCGCGTGCATTGAAGATGGACTTCGGTGGTGGCCGCAAGCGAGGAAGGCCCGACATGGCGCTGAACGGCAATGGTGGAATGAAGAAATCGAAGCAAGGTTAGTGTTTTTACGTTTCTGTTAGTTTTACGTCGTCGTTTTGTGGAAGTGCTTTGAATTTCGTTGTGCGAAGCTCGTCTGTACCGAGTGAGTGTGTGTTTAAGTAGAAAAGTTGTGAAATTGTTGAAGTTTCAAGCTTTTTTAGTTGCTGAGAAAGTAAATTGAATGCTGAAGTTGAAGTCTCGAATTGTTAGATCGATTAGAATATAGGGGCTGGATTCGATTTTATGAATTGttagattgatttgatttttagatCTTGTTAATGTTATAGATGCTTTTGTAGTAACGCGGAGCATACTGTTTGTAACATTCGTGGTGTTAAGTTAGGTATGGTATCATTTGTGACAAAACAATTTAGAAGTTGTTTAGATACACATTGTTTTAAAATCTGGTACATAGTTTGCCCTAAGATATAATGGCTTGAACTTTGACTATGAAGTtatattttgtcaaatgaatATATGGGGAACGGCATATGTTTTGCAAGAGCTGTGATTTAGCACTTTGCACTGAAATATTGGGGGATAGGTCCTGTTTATAATGCGTAGGTGGTGTCTGAGTATTGTCCTTTTGAGTGAGTGACCAAGCAAGTAAACAAGTAAAGCCTAATTTTGTTGTCCTTGGAAATTAAAAATGTGGAAATTgggtttctaatattttttcttttttttttttttggttaaaaaatttgtgggacaaaactcttttttttgtgaGCTTCATTTAGCTGAATAATACAAGCTAGTGCAAACTTGAAGTAATGCAAGCTAGTGCAAGCTTGAAGTAATGCAATAAAGTAACTacagatttatttttgttaattgaatTTAGATGAGTTTATGCAAGAAGAAACATAAGATTTGAAAGCCCTTTTGTCTTTGTTTATTCCTTGATATCTGTTATTGACCTTGTGCCATAGTTTTTACCATATggtctatatttatataacacgGTTTCGGGATATTTTActgaaaattattagtttctatGAGGGTTGGGCTAATTTTGCTGAAAGAATAATTTTGGAATCGTTGCATTGCAGGAGTGTTGATGTTGATGGATTTCTTTCCTTTGGTATtgcattttttgtatttatttcgTCTACCATGGTTGCACACTTTTAGATTTCAATATGATGCTTACTTTTAAGTTGAGTGGAAGTTAAGTCTTTTGGTTGCATCTGTTCTAGGTGAACTTTTAGCTGTGTAAACGGTATGTGGTTTTTTTGGATTGTGTTTTACCATATCttattcttctctttctcttgctTTTTTCTGATAATGTTGGCATTCCTTTCTTAAATGTGGAAATCATTGatgttcatttttatatttatgttatataagTTAAATTATGCAATCTGCACATAGATTATATATACTGATTGTACACTGAGCAGATCCATGAAAAGTAAAAGAATGTGCAATTTTTCAACCACCAGCAATTTTATTCCTTTGGAAGTTGAAAACTTAACTCAGCCAAGTTTACTTTTGTACAACTTAGTTAAGCtgattaattttgtttcttggGAACCAAAAGAatgataaacataatttaaatattcctTTTTCTTAGTCTCTTAAATTATCTACAGTGAAACACTGACAATATGTAAGAGATTCATAACATTTTAGGAACCTCTCCCGCACTTGGACCTAAATATATAATTGCTCTTCCACTAGttgaatcttttaattttaatgaatctTGTGGTATATATATgctttacataaaaaatatttattgattatttaaatttcagAAAGATTACTTTGTCAGTAAGTATGGGAAGTTGTAACATATTAGATATTCATTAAAGTTCCAAAATTAATAACTCACTGAAATTGTAACtgagagaaattaattaatgttctGCAACAGAAATGGAGTCCATTCCAACTGGTATAGGAAGCAAATCGAAGCCATGCACAAAGTTTTTCAGGTTCAAATCTTAACCTATCTAAAATGAGTAATGTAAATGTAGTTCTATCTATTTGCagtatttataatttgtaagaaaattttcttacacAATCTTTGCAAGAAAATTTATGTGATTTGGACTAATGAATTGGAAACTTAAGTTGTGGTACAGGTCATACTTTTGTTCTAATCACAAAAACAAAGACTATTGAACACAGAAATGGTTGATTTCTGAGAGTACCGTCAGTTAACCACTTGCAGAGCTTTATGTAAACTGAAAGCAGTTGCTTGGCGTGCAAATTTTACCCACCATATAATgactaattataatttattacaatCTTTTGCGAGTAAAAGCCATGAAATCTGGAACAATGAATAGACATCTAGAGTTTTTGAATGGATAtggttatttttgttattgtttctttttcttttctttttgcaaGAGTTTGATATGATTTGCTTGGTGCACTGTGTGTATTCATTATGTTGTTGAGTCACATTGCctgttgagatttttttttaattttagtttttctctCAATTACTTTTCATGAATTTACATCTTTCTCAGCTAGAGTGCTGCAAAAAGTTGATATATATCAAAGTGTTTCCACTACATTTGAAACTTTGTATCATATCTTTATTTCGAATCTGTTT belongs to Mangifera indica cultivar Alphonso chromosome 2, CATAS_Mindica_2.1, whole genome shotgun sequence and includes:
- the LOC123207470 gene encoding protein NRT1/ PTR FAMILY 7.1-like encodes the protein MASMNSLNVSNFQAAVRVTEETVHLEAMDKSSFKDANRKTSGTSKKTLVKKRRGGWKYAALLLANQGLATLAFFGVGVNLVLFLTRVLGQDNADAANNVSKWTGTVYMCSLIGAFLSDSYWGRYLTCAIFQIIFVLGLGLLSASSFFLIKPHGCGNGELACMPVSSIYSIVFYFSIYLVAFGYGGHQPTIATFGADQFDESNPKEMESKAAFFCYFYFALNVGSLFSNTILVYFEDSGKWTLGFIASLASAVLALVSYLMGSSGYRYLEACGNPLTRVAQVFFATGRKRHVPAANPNELYELAGTESAIKGSRKILHSEDFQFFDKAATITEDDLRGPNDPWRLCTVTQVEEAKCVLKMLPIWLCTIIYSVVFTQMASLFVEQGDVMNSNIGNFHLPAASMSAFDICSVLISTGIYRQILVPIARKLTRNPRGLSELQRMGIGLIIGTLAMVAAGVTEIQRLKCVTPGEKTSSLSIFWQIPQYVLVGASEVFMYVGQLEFFNGQAPDGIKSFGSSLCMASISLGNYVSTLLVNIVMGITARGSSPGWIPDDLNTGHMDRFYFLIAALTAVDFMIYLFCAKWYKCINLEGDEKEFIQQEEAQEDEVIRKV